One Littorina saxatilis isolate snail1 linkage group LG11, US_GU_Lsax_2.0, whole genome shotgun sequence genomic window, CTCCGCCAAGAGCAGATGGCCTTCTTCATCAACAACCCCCGTAGTTGTGACAGCTTCAGCCCCACCCCTGTCAGGTTGCTGTAGCCTCGCGACAGAGCAAGCAAGTCAAGACTCTCGTCGTTGGCATCAGCTTTGTTCCTTGCAGCACAGTCGGAGTTTTCCATTTCGCCTGACCACTCTCTTTCTGCTGCAGATACTGAGCTGCCCACAAAGCTTCCAACTTCAGACAGAGCTACGGCCTTGGTGTTGGTCTCTGCAGTGTCGTCAGTGTCTGATCTCTCTCCAACCTTGAGAAACACTTCCTCCATGGTTGTTGCTGTGACTACGAGTTTGCCGATACCCAACTGCTGCTCGCGTTTTTCAAGTTGGTGCAACAGCTCCGGGAATTTGGCTGACTGGTTGTCAGGTAGCAGGTAGCTTAGCTCCGATCTATCTTCTTTCTCAAAGTAAGCACTCGGAACCATTTCACAGATCGTGTTGGTCACACTGCTGACGTCACAGTCGATGGTTTTGACGACGGCGAGGTGGTAGCCCACGCCGTACAGCTCCTTGAGAAAGAGCGGCGTACCGCAGCACTTGACCACGCCCTGTGCCATGATCATGATACGGTCTCCCAGCACGTCCGCCTCGTCCATGCTCTGTGTGGTCAGCAGAATGGTGCGACCTTCACGCTGTTGCTTCAAGATGTGCCACAACTGACGCCGCGCTGCTGGGCCCAAGCCGGAGGAAGGCTCGTCCAGGATGACCACCTTGGACCCGTGTATCAGAGCAATGGCTACGGACATCTTCCTCTTCTCACCTCGCGACAAAGTGCCGGCACTGGTCTTCCTTTTGCTATGTAGCCCCGCCTCCTTTAGCATCTGGTCCACCTCTGACTGAATGAGTTTGCAAGGGCAGCCCTTGAGCAGGGCGAAGAACTTGAGGTTTTGCTCCACGGTGAGTGTGGTGAAGAAAACGTTGTGCTGTGGACACATGCCCATGCTCTGCCTGACGAGCGCCGTGTCCGTGCAGATGTCCATACCGCGGATGGTGGCAGTTCCGGAGGTGGGGGCGGTGAAGCCGGTCAGCATGGACATGGTGGTTGTCTTCCCTGCCCCACAGTGGCCCAGCAGCACAGTTATCTGCCCCTCGCACGCCTCCACGGACAGGTCTCTGACCGCCACGTTGTCCATGCCGTAGTCTTTACACAGGCGAGTCGTTCTGATGCCTGTGTCCAGGTCTGCAGGGGCAGGTTCAAAGAACTTCTCGTTCAAACACTCTGTTCCTTCTATCCTCTCGCAGTTGGGAGACTGGGTGCCACACCAGTAGGACTTGGTCAGGAAAAAGTGGAAAGGCTTGGGGATGCCAAAGTCCCCTGGAAAGACGTTGTCCAAGTACCACGTGACCAGCAAGTGGAGGGCAGTGTCCACCAGGAGCATGACCCACACATCCAGCATGGACAGGTCGTCAACAAACTCCAGCGGTTTGTAGAAGTTGGACCAGGACAGTCCCGCGTTGGTAACGTCAAAGTAGACTATCATTTTCACACCAAACGCCATGGCCTGGTTGAAAAGGAGGCAGGAGGCCAGTTTTTGCCGTCTTGTCAAAGTCAAGTAGATGATATCCAGGTGGAAGTGGAGCAAGACGGTGACCAAGAACAAGAATCCTGCAAGGACTCCTGAATACCTGGCTTTCTTCAGCACAGTTCCCATCATGAGGCAATAAGAGGCGACGGCTGCTGAGTAGATCAGTGCGAAGACCCAGAAGACGGAGACCTGGAGGAAAATGAACATCGTGTAACCAGAGGGAAAAAAGGGGATTGCCAGCATGGCAGTGTACACCGCCATGATGACGAACAGGTACACGTAGATGGTTGCAAACCACGACACCCACAAGGCTCCAGGTGATACGCCCATCATCTTGAAGCTCTCTTTCAGCTTCTCCTCCTTCTCGAAGACGATCTTCTTGGTGCTGTGGTAGACAAGGGGAACCAGTGATAAGACCAGAGCCAAGGCGAAGAATGATTGCATTATCCCGTGATACGGGCGATGAACGAAAGCAGGGCGCGGCATCTCAACATATCGCATTCCAAATTCGCTGCTCTTACCGCCCCATTCATCGATAAACGCTTTAGTCAGTAAAAGCTGAAGGTTTGCCAAGATTGAGGCTCGTTCATTTCCAACGTTTGGAAGAGGGGAGAAACGTCTTCGGTAGACGACTCCTGTAGTAGCATCCGTGTCACGGATGTCATAGCTGACCTGCAGGGGGAGCTGCTGTTTGTTGTCCATCCCTTTAAAATGCACAGCAAGCTGCATGGCCTTGCTTTCATGGTAGAAGTTCAGCATTGACTCCATGTCGGAAAACCCCTTCAGTAAACTCGCAGACCCGTTTCGGAACGTAGCGTTCGGGCAGAAATCCGCGACTCTGGACATAAGGCTGTTGGTTAGGTTAGTGTCTGGTGCGAAACCTATTATGCCTGGCGTGAAAGCCACTCCTGGGTGCTCTCTGCTAAAACCACAAGTCTTTCGAACCCAGGTCCAAGGGGAGTAACTATCTTGATTGTTGGTATGGACTGGTCCTACCAATAAGCCCAGTGCAAGGATAATCACCGCTGTCACTACCGGTATTATTAACGAAATTATAGTGGCGACCGCTTGGTTCTTCTGAAGCAGGAAGTTTTTGTACAGCAGCACCCCGACTTGTCTCAGAAACCCCGCCATGATTGACAAGAAGCTCAGACTGTATACGCTTCGTTCAGTATGCAAGGAAAGTCACCGCTGTCACTACAGGTATTATCAACGAAATTATAGTGGCAACACCTTGGTTCTTCTGAAGCAGCAAGTTTTTGCACAGCAGCACCCCGACTTGTCTCAGAAACCCCGCCATGATCGTCACAAAGCTCAGACTGTACACTCTTCGTTtagtatgtgacgtcacttctgTGGAGCATATTCTGCAGAATGCTCCATTATCCCTTTCTTTTCCTTGGCTTAATATGTGTATTCTGGTGGGTACggggttttgtttttatatggTCTTGTTCTTCACTATGTGTTTCTATCGGGTTGCTGAATAAAATATCTCAAAATGTCTTAAAGATGGTAAGTCGATTTGGGGTTATGGAGGGGTCACAAACGTCTTTGGGGCAGCCTCACCCATGCATTGCAGTCAATCACCTGTTTATTGTGACCACCGATGTATTGCAGTCAATCACCTGTTTATTGTGACCACCGATGTATTGCAGTCAATAACCTGTTTATTGTGACCACCGATGTATTGCAGTCAATCACCTGTTTATTGTGACCACCGATGTATTGCAGTCAATAACCTGTTCAGTTTATTGTGACCACCGATGCATTGCAGTCAATCACCTGTTTATTGTGACCACCGATGTATTGCAGTCAATAACCTGTTCAGTTTATTGTGACCACCGATGCATTGCAGTCAATCACCTGTTTATTGTGACCACCGATGTATTGCAGTCAATAACCTGTTCAGTTTATTGTGACCACCGATGCATTGCAGTCAATAACCTGTTTATTGTGACCACCGATGTATTGCAGTCAATAACCTGTTCAGTTTATTGTGACCACCGATGTATTGCAGTCAATAACCTGTTTATTATGACCACCGATGGGACCGACCAAAAGCGGTTGAAAAAGACAGGTAGTCGCTCTGGAAAGGTGAATTGGGATCCTCAGTTCGGAGTGGTCGTTAAGGCAGGTGCTCGCTTTCGAGAGGAGGTCGCAAGGGAAGCTTCGACTGTACTGCGCAATATCGCCCTCGTTCAGTGATCATCATCaatctgcaacacacacatacgtctGCATAATATAtccagagcacacacacacacacacacacaacacacactctctctctctctctctctctctctctctctctctctctcttacacacacacacatacacacacacacgcacgcactcacacaaactaacacacatgcacacacttacacacacacacacacatacacacacatatac contains:
- the LOC138980074 gene encoding phospholipid-transporting ATPase ABCA3-like yields the protein MAGFLRQVGVLLYKNFLLQKNQAVATIISLIIPVVTAVIILALGLLVGPVHTNNQDSYSPWTWVRKTCGFSREHPGVAFTPGIIGFAPDTNLTNSLMSRVADFCPNATFRNGSASLLKGFSDMESMLNFYHESKAMQLAVHFKGMDNKQQLPLQVSYDIRDTDATTGVVYRRRFSPLPNVGNERASILANLQLLLTKAFIDEWGGKSSEFGMRYVEMPRPAFVHRPYHGIMQSFFALALVLSLVPLVYHSTKKIVFEKEEKLKESFKMMGVSPGALWVSWFATIYVYLFVIMAVYTAMLAIPFFPSGYTMFIFLQVSVFWVFALIYSAAVASYCLMMGTVLKKARYSGVLAGFLFLVTVLLHFHLDIIYLTLTRRQKLASCLLFNQAMAFGVKMIVYFDVTNAGLSWSNFYKPLEFVDDLSMLDVWVMLLVDTALHLLVTWYLDNVFPGDFGIPKPFHFFLTKSYWCGTQSPNCERIEGTECLNEKFFEPAPADLDTGIRTTRLCKDYGMDNVAVRDLSVEACEGQITVLLGHCGAGKTTTMSMLTGFTAPTSGTATIRGMDICTDTALVRQSMGMCPQHNVFFTTLTVEQNLKFFALLKGCPCKLIQSEVDQMLKEAGLHSKRKTSAGTLSRGEKRKMSVAIALIHGSKVVILDEPSSGLGPAARRQLWHILKQQREGRTILLTTQSMDEADVLGDRIMIMAQGVVKCCGTPLFLKELYGVGYHLAVVKTIDCDVSSVTNTICEMVPSAYFEKEDRSELSYLLPDNQSAKFPELLHQLEKREQQLGIGKLVVTATTMEEVFLKVGERSDTDDTAETNTKAVALSEVGSFVGSSVSAAEREWSGEMENSDCAARNKADANDESLDLLALSRGYSNLTGVGLKLSQLRGLLMKKAICSWRSPVTSIVQILLPVIFTLSVLVCTESDMLRPFPEIEIPEPDSKPSVTLDMAPFSETIVPYIVTKLAGESDLPKLYLSQFDDRHRPTEVKSLDQLNRLIKGTRFYDSVTKMIIGAAFETSEDSSNLAAFALYNPEYYAKLIASAYVLNAVAKERVNASINIVPGVRPFPRREYEDLLDQNSAKIKAISTRLRKNRGKDLTHVMVLLISIGMSFLAPTFVFSLMKEREVGSKHLQRVNSASPFLFWFSNLLWDMFTCLPAFVVMLIVFKASDFQPYSEETRPILVFLLLLLYSWAMLPYNYAIHFLMTSPWSCMVVLFFLHLLGGVAAPICFFLDGFGSYDVTGSTVRALCKLLSPGFNLVMAMAQIPVTYMSVVECEVEHLNKVFCKRCCLDFKIACDGQCTELSGEYWKWDTPGVGKFLVFLLLQGFVFFLLTVLIESRCYKRILLYLNARGLWRSHNVGGEGTTAEDNDVAEEKRRIKDTPATELCLQDSVLLKNLTKSYGSMIAVDNVCVGVGERECFGLLGQNGAGGSTIFKMLTGEEVPTRGEAYVKGYSVVRQLREVRSNIGYCPQTDPLTDQMTCRETLTLYARLRGVPDYHIKDCVNGFLDILALTPHASKLTKALRGGVKRTLTTALALIGDPPVILLDEPSTGLDSAARRRLWGILSAVRAGGRTLVLTSRSVEECEALCTRVAIMGNGRLLCLGSVQRLKAKFAQGYTLVVRMGLQEDGQPAPTGPLLTFVQQRFPSALVFDSDNLSLDLQVPDPSLSVADLFQAMERAKDEFHVKAYSVHQTTLEQVFCALTAKQSASKCEG